The genomic segment GAAAATATCCGCAATGAAGTGATGAACATACTCCAATCTTATGGCTCTGGATCCGGTCATGTCTTTAATTTAGGACATGGTATTTCTCAATATACTTCCCCAGAAAATGTAAAAATATTTATAGATGCTATACACGAATTAAGCCCAGCTTTTCATTAGATTTTCTCCAAATCTGCTTCATAGACTTGATTTCGTTGTTAAACAATAGTCTGCGATCCCCATTTATCTTAGTAAACTCTAATCCTCGCAAATTGTTTGCCTCGAATTCAAGCTCAAAACTGGGTTTAAAAGGAGATCTAATGAAAAATTTAATTTATTTTTTTACCAGGCACTACCGACTGAAATGGACTTGTATCGCTATGCTTAAAACCATTGTTTGGCTTTTTATTAAAAACTGTAGCCACATAAGCTAACTTATCAAATTCGCTAAGTTTGGGTAAATATTTTGGCGAGGGCTGCTGATAATATGAGCAGGATTTTTTATGTCGTTGAAAGTCTTGTGCAGATATGTCTTGGAAATTTTTTTTCATATTTATTTTTATTATTTATATTAAAGACGAAAGCATTAAAAGACTAGTATCATAATTGATTACTAGGCAATTTTTATTCGAGATAATAAACTGAATTTTTTAATTTGTAAAAATATAAAATATAAATATGATTTAAAGGTGATAATTTTATATTATATAAGAAAGTTTAGTAATTGATCTAAAAATTAGATTAATATAAGATTATCTGTAGGAATATCTACGACAAGGAGGAGATTCTATCTATAAAAAAATTTAAAACTTTTATTTTTTATAAGCATTAATATGTATATAAAAAATTTCAGGCAATGGAATATTTAGCTATTTTTAAGTTTTAGCAAATATATAAAACTATCCTAATTATCGAGGTTATTATGCCAGTATTATATGAAGATTTGTGTGAGTCAAACCAAAATTTTTTGCGAGAGGAGGGATTAGTCGATAACGGTGAAAATATTGTAGGCTTAGAAAGACGAGCTCCGGAGGCGCAAAGACGAATTATTAATCAACTTATAGAAAGTGAAAAATTAAATGAAAAAGTAACCGGAGAAAATTATATAAAGGAGAAATATAAAGGAAAACATATTATATTACTTTTGGTCTTAGCTTTGGCGCTATTAGGTGTTGGGTTTACTTTGGCGCCACTTTTAATTGTATCTACGATAACTATACCTATTCTTCCAGTTCTGCTATTTGGTATTGCAATCGTAGCAATCACTAAGTTTTTTTTAAATATAAAAAATAATCGCCTTGAGACCAAGCTAAAAGATGCTGCTAATATCTTGAATAAATTAAAAGAGTACAAAACGATTGAAACTATCGATGAGGAAGTGATAAGAACTTTTAATCATAAAATGCACGAAATAAAAAACTTAACAGAGCAGGTAGTTGAAGAAATTAGCGCACTAGAAAAAAACACTAGCCACAATTTTTCTCAGCTTCTGAATCGAGCAGGTTTGTTTACAGCAACTCCTATTCCTATCTCGCCTGCAGATCCAGCTAATGAATTTCATAACCAAGAAGCTAGGTCACCCACTCCAACGCATAATTAAAAAAAAAGACCATTTTTGTAAATACAGAGATGGTCTTATGATCGAGATGTTTAAGTTTTAAAGGAGTTGCTTACACGACAAGAGTTTTTTTTCGAAGTAAAGATAAAATACTATAACCTGCAATACCCGATAAAATCGAGCCAGTGAAAACACCTAAACGAATTAAAGAGCTTAATTCATTCTCTCCGAAAGCTAGGCCAGCAATAAATAAACTCATCGTAAAACCTATTCCACAAATCAGAGCAGTTCCATAAATATGCCACCAGTTCACCTGATAAGGTAATTTTGCCAGCTTAGTTTTTACTGCCAGCCAACTTGCTCCGAAGATTCCTAATTGTTTACCAAAGAATAATCCGACAATGATTCCCAAAGGTAGCGGGTGTAGAAAAGTTGCTAAATTTATATTAGAAAATGACAGGCCGGCGTTAGCAAAAGCAAAAAGCGGCAAAATTCCATAGGCAATCCACGGATGTAATTGATGTATTAAGTGATGTAACAAAGAATTAAAATTTTTATTGCTACTGCTTAATGGGATAGTGAGTCCAAACAATACCCCTGCGATAGTTGCATGAATACCTGAGTCGAGTATTAATATCCATAAAGCTATACCTAACAGGCAATACGGAAGAAACCGTTGAACCTTATAATAATTTAATAAAATTAATCCTAGGAAAGTCAGAAGTGCTAAAAATAAATACAGCCAGCCTATTTGTTGAGTATAAAAAACAGCAATAACAATAATTGCTCCAAGATCATCAATGATGGAGAGCGCCATTAAGAATATTTTTAATGCAACGGGAATATGTTTCCCTAGTAGAGATAGCACACCTAAAGAAAAGGCAATATCCGTCGCCATAGGGATAGCCCAGCCAGATACGAGTTGCGGATATCCATGGTTAATGAGTAAATAAAATAAAGCGGGTACTATCATCCCTCCTATTGCGGCTATGGTGGGTAACAAGGCTTTAGTTAGGGTGTTAAGTTCGCCCTGAACTAATTCTCGTTTAATTTCTAGACTGACTAAAAAAAAGAAAATAGTCATCAGTCCGTCATTAATTAAATGTAAAAAAGAAAAATGGATGTTGGGCCCTATGCTTATAGTGAAATTTATGCATGCTTGATAATAATTTTTCCAAGCAGAGTTAGCGAGAATTAAAGCTAATAACGTGGCAATGCCTAATGAAATACCACCAGAAGCTTC from the Rickettsiella endosymbiont of Aleochara curtula genome contains:
- the nhaA gene encoding Na+/H+ antiporter NhaA, whose translation is MRIKFLHKFIQLEASGGISLGIATLLALILANSAWKNYYQACINFTISIGPNIHFSFLHLINDGLMTIFFFLVSLEIKRELVQGELNTLTKALLPTIAAIGGMIVPALFYLLINHGYPQLVSGWAIPMATDIAFSLGVLSLLGKHIPVALKIFLMALSIIDDLGAIIVIAVFYTQQIGWLYLFLALLTFLGLILLNYYKVQRFLPYCLLGIALWILILDSGIHATIAGVLFGLTIPLSSSNKNFNSLLHHLIHQLHPWIAYGILPLFAFANAGLSFSNINLATFLHPLPLGIIVGLFFGKQLGIFGASWLAVKTKLAKLPYQVNWWHIYGTALICGIGFTMSLFIAGLAFGENELSSLIRLGVFTGSILSGIAGYSILSLLRKKTLVV